From the Malus domestica chromosome 17, GDT2T_hap1 genome, one window contains:
- the LOC103404133 gene encoding N-alpha-acetyltransferase MAK3-like, giving the protein MELEGISKKEKEESGGGGGGGGGEIEKVNLSSAGASEIEYVSYGGEEHLPLIMGLVDQELSEPYSIFTYRYFVYLWPQLCFMAFHGGRCVGTVVCKMGEHRNTYRGYIAMLVVIKPYRGKGIATQLVTRSIQVMKESGCEEVTLEAEVTNKGALALYGHLGFIRAKRLFRYYLNGVDAFRLKLLFPRPLYSLPSQSQANNDNMAMPLPMED; this is encoded by the exons ATGGAATTGGAAGGAATCAgtaagaaagagaaagaagaaagcggcggcggcggaggaggaggagggggtgAGATTGAGAAGGTAAATTTGTCGTCGGCGGGGGCGTCGGAGATAGAGTACGTGAGCTATGGAGGAGAAGAGCACCTCCCTCTAATAATGGGGCTGGTGGACCAAGAACTGAGCGAGCCGTACTCCATCTTCACCTATCGGTACTTCGTGTATCTGTGGCCGCAGCTATGTTTCATGGCGTTCCACGGAGGCAGGTGCGTGGGGACGGTGGTGTGTAAGATGGGGGAGCACCGCAACACCTACAGAGGGTACATCGCCATGCTTGTCGTCATCAAGCCGTACAGAGGCAAAGGCATCGCCACCCAACTAGTCACCAGATCTATTCAAGTCATGAAGGAATCTGGCTGCGAAGAG GTAACGCTGGAGGCAGAAGTGACAAATAAAGGAGCTCTGGCGCTGTACGGGCATCTTGGATTTATACGGGCAAAGAGGCTATTCCGGTACTACTTGAACGGGGTGGATGCTTTCCGTCTGAAGCTGCTGTTTCCCCGCCCTCTTTACTCTCTTCCTTCCCAATCCCAGGCTAATAATGACAACATGGCCATGCCATTGCCCATGGAAGATTGA
- the LOC103404130 gene encoding nodulation receptor kinase-like: MSASLAAILGGAAGAVALVGISILLIWFCISRSRSVSRTSETGSSDPSVQVGRHGGVELSMRETRRFQMEELSLATKNFSDKNLIGQGKFGEVYMGFLQDGMLVAIKKRPGTASQEFINEVHYLSAIQHRNIVTLLGYCQENNLQFLVYEYIHSGSVSSHLYGTGQHSREKLEFKNRLTIAQGAAKGLAHLHSLSPRLVHKDFKTANVLVDENFIAKVADAGIRNFLGRVDIAGSSSQVTADEMFLAPEVREFGRFSEKSDVYSFGVFLLELVSGREARDFASSDSTQNMVEWVQNIQEGSNVSCIIDERLGNSFTGEAMEGLIQLIMRCVEASSERRPGMSHVVMELDRIVEKEMSLTTIMGEGTSTVIPGSQLFKATK, translated from the exons ATGTCAGCGTCTCTTGCAGCAATATTAGGAGGTGCTGCAGGAGCCGTGGCTTTGGTGGGGATAAGTATCTTACTCATATGGTTCTGTATATCTCGCAGTAGGAGTGTTTCAAGAACTTCTGAAACGGGTTCTTCTGATCCTTCTGTTCAAG TGGGAAGACATGGTGGGGTTGAGTTGTCAATGCGAGAAACAAGGCGTTTTCAGATGGAAGAACTGTCTCTGGCCACCAAAAATTTCAGTGACAAAAATTTGATTGGGCAAGGGAAATTTGGGGAGGTGTATATGGGATTTCTCCAGGATGGGATGCTCGTAGCCATCAAAAAGCGACCTGGAACAGCTAGTCAGGAATTTATCAATGAG GTACACTATCTCTCAGCTATTCAGCATCGGAATATTGTTACTCTCTTGGGTTACTGCCAAGAAAATAATCTACAGTTTCTTGTGTACGAGTACATTCATAGTGGAAGTGTTTCCAGTCACTTGTACG GCACTGGTCAGCATTCACGTGAAAAGCTAGAATTCAAGAATCGTCTAACAATAGCTCAAGGGGCCGCTAAAG GTTTGGCTCATCTTCACTCTCTGAGTCCCCGTCTGGTGCACAAGGATTTTAAGACAGCCAATGTTCTCGTAGATGAAAACTTCATAGCTAAGGTTGCAGATGCAGGAATTCGCAATTTCCTGGGAAGAGTTGATATTGCAGGCTCGTCTTCTCAAGTGACTGCTGATGAGATGTTCCTTGCTCCAGA GGTCAGAGAGTTCGGACGATTTTCAGAAAAAAGTGACGTATATAGTTTTGGTGTCTTCCTTCTGGAGTTAGTGAGTGGGCGAGAGGCTAGAGATTTTGCATCTTCTGACTCAACCCAGAACATGGTTGAATGG GTGCAAAATATTCAAGAGGGCAGCAATGTATCGTGCATCATCGATGAGAGGTTGGGGAATAGCTTCACAGGAGAAGCTATGGAAGGGTTGATACAGTTGATCATGCGATGTGTGGAGGCTTCAAGTGAGAGGCGACCGGGCATGAGCCATGTGGTAATGGAGCTGGACCGGATAGTTGAGAAAGAGATGAGCTTGACAACAATCATGGGGGAAGGAACCTCTACGGTGATCCCGGGAAGTCAGTTATTTAAAGCAACAAAATAA
- the LOC103416934 gene encoding cytochrome b-c1 complex subunit Rieske-4, mitochondrial-like yields the protein MLRVAARRLCSVSASPWRSNQAATGTATSSILSRNLIDDRDSSDELRSAYFTPDFYLPSRGFVSGSVTPSQDNNLVPDVPPTVAAVKNPSSKIVYDEYNHERYPPGDPSKRAFAYFVLTGGRFVYASLIRLLILKFVLSMSASKDVLAMASLEVDLSSIEPGSTVTVKWRGKPVFIRRRTDDDIKLANSVDVNSLRDPQQDAERVKNPEWLIVVGVCTHLGCIPLPNAGDFGGWFCPCHGSHYDISGRIRKGPAPYNLEVPTYSFLEENKLLIG from the exons aTGTTGAGGGTTGCAGCGAGGAGGCTCTGTTCTGTGTCCGCGTCGCCATGGAGGTCCAACCAGGCCGCCACCGGCACTGCCACCTCCTCTATCCTGTCTCGAAATCTCATCGACGACCGTGACTCCTCCGATGAGCTCAGATCCGCCTATTTCACCCCTGACTTCTATCTTCCGTCCAGAG GTTTTGTGTCTGGTTCAGTGACCCCATCGCAGGACAACAATCTAGTTCCAGACGTTCCTCCAACTGTCGCAGCCGTCAAGAATCCTAGTTCAAAGATAGTTTATGACGAGTACAACCATGAGCGTTACCCTCCAGGTGACCCCAGCAAGCGTGCatttgcctactttgtcctcaCAGGTGGTAGGTTTGTCTATGCTTCTCTGATTCGTCTGCTTATCCTTAAGTTTGTGCTAAGCATGTCAGCCAGTAAGGATGTTCTTGCCATGGCCTCGCTCGAGGTTGATCTCTCCAGCATTGAGCCAGGTTCAACTGTGACTGTTAAGTGGCGTGGAAAACCAGTCTTCATCAGACGCCGAACTGACGATGATATCAAGCTGGCAAATAGTGTAGATGTTAATTCTCTCCGTGATCCGCAGCAAGATGCTGAGAGGGTTAAAAACCCGGAATGGCTCATTGTTGTGGGAGTTTGCACGCATCTGGGTTGCATTCCCTTGCCTAATGCTGGTGATTTTGGTGGATGGTTTTGTCCATGCCATGGTTCCCACTATGATATTTCTGGAAGGATCCGCAAGGGACCAGCACCGTACAATCTGGAGGTACCCACTTATTCCTTCTTGGAGGAGAACAAGTTACTGATTGGCTGA
- the LOC103404131 gene encoding uncharacterized protein, whose amino-acid sequence MGKNEVIRLERESAIQVLKPKLIMTLANLIEESSDRAEFLKLCKRVEYTIRAWYLLQFEDLMQLYSLFDPVHGSQKLEQQKLSPQEVDVLEQNFLKYLFQVMEKSNFKIATNEEVEVAQSGQYLLNLPIVVDESKLDNKLLRKYFDKHPCPNIPDFADKYVIFRRGIGLDKTADYFIMEKVDIIIARCWKYLLRLTKMDKFFSKKKKAQRKKKNISLLDEEDLFVERIRLEKMELSIQNLLCKNTIQEPTFDRIIVVYRRASAEDNAERGIYVKHFKNIPMADMEIVLPEKKNPGLTPMDWLTFVGSAVVGLVAVITSIEMPKIDVWVMFAIISTVIGYFAKTYFSYQQNLAQYQNLITQSMYEKQLDSGRGTLLHLCDDVIQQEVKEVIIAFYILMEQGKATALDLDKWCEELIKEQFNDDCNFDVDDAVQKLEKLGIVTRDTLGRYNCVGLKRANEIIGTTTEEVVLKAKQDFTANA is encoded by the exons atgGGGAAGAATGAGGTGATTCGGTTAGAGCGTGAATCCGCCATTCAAGTTCTCAAGCCCAAACTCATCATGACCTTGGCTAACCTCATCG AGGAAAGTTCTGATCGTGCTGAGTTTCTCAAGCTCTGCAAGAGAGTCGAGTACACAATTCGGGCTTGGTATCTTCTTCAATTTGAGGATTTGATG CAACTATACTCCCTGTTTGATCCTGTCCATGGGAGTCAGAAATTGGAGCAGCAGAAGCTTTCTCCTCAAGAAGTTGATGTACTTGAACAGAACTTCCTCAAGTACTTGTTTCAG GTGATGGAAAAGAGTAATTTCAAGATTGCAACTaatgaagaagttgaggttgcgCAGTCGGGGCAGTATCTTCTAAATCTTCCCATCGTTGTTGATGAATCTAAG CTTGACAATAAACTTTTGAGGAAATACTTTGACAAGCATCCTTGCCCAAACATTCCAGATTTTGCTGATAAG TACGTCATCTTCCGACGTGGCATTGGACTTGATAAGACGGCAGATTACTTTATCATGGAGAAAGTGGACATTATCATTGCACGTTGCTGGAAATATCTTTTACGACTAACCAA GATGGACAAGTTCTTTtcgaagaagaaaaaggcacagcgcaagaagaagaatattagCCTCCTTGACGAAGAGGACTTGTTTGTTGAACGAATCCGTCTTGAAAAAATGGAACTGAG CATTCAAAATTTGCTGTGCAAAAACACAATCCAAGAGCCAACTTTTGATAGGATTATTGTTGTTTACAG GCGAGCAAGTGCCGAAGATAATGCAGAGCGGGGAATATATGTTAAACATTTCAAAAACATTCCAATGGCTGATATGGAGATTGTTCTT CCTGAGAAGAAGAACCCGGGATTAACTCCAATGGATTGGCTCACGTTCGTTGGCTCTGCTGTAGTAGGGCTG GTTGCAGTTATTACTTCGATTGAAATGCCTAAAATTGATGTTTGGGTCATGTTTGCGATTATTTCCACTGTGATTGGTTACTTTGCTAAGACATACTTCAG TTATCAGCAGAACTTGGCTCAGTATCAGAACTTGATAACACAGTCCATGTACGAAAAACAATTGGATAGCGGACGGGGTACTCTCCTTCACTTGTGCGATGATGTGATTCAACAGGAA GTGAAGGAGGTGATAATTGCTTTTTACATACTAATGGAACAAGGGAAAGCTACCGCACTA GATCTGGATAAGTGGTGTGAGGAACTAATCAAAGAACAGTTTAACGACGACTGTAATTTTGATGTGGACGATGCAGTTCAGAAGTTGGAGAAATTGGGAATTGTAACTCGG GATACCCTTGGACGATATAACTGCGTAGGGCTGAAACGTGCGAACGAGATCATTGGCACCACCACAGAGGAGGTTGTTCTTAAGGCAAAACAAGACTTCACGGCCAATGCTTGA
- the LOC103404132 gene encoding uncharacterized protein, whose product MAADQRRKRLNGVIIAGCNSREQHKAKKKSIRLLQDDSNIKPHISLEWDGNQNMVVAKRDQIGISRRTLRPFVDSAFNSHNTLADVFAVPEGIYDLENLEDVLSYEVWNTHLSEIEKNHLMQFLPSRAEAEEVVQALLAGGCFDFGSPFLKWGASLCSGDFHPDAILRREQCLKNDKKTFYNELQVYHNDMIAYLQKLKKRCASCKDPEQEIVQNMWRLRSDVEKQFFSHANESRSHDLEENAIVTSESCSWEKACSSDNQISSVNKGGDFQNRIREKSFLKDKGRNLLVTPDGAHNAGGRSKKGDNLHKRNICSSDGAKYMSYVKISTKQYEIVKSLKQSGKSIQSRSLNRILGNLDSFEVQPYEVFVEEEQKKLHQHWLQLAIKDIPAAYANWIEMHLQRRQMTNSLEKDMKRWLKPLIEDDKGDHNLESVLQDKIAIGATKHQSPMEDDEKSVPSFPQGDECNPTDMEEDDYSREKLTGSRECNRTDIDSDEHFSTESDNDSEKHIIIESDHSPPNVPDYAEYLSTADTAGAQLCASGDAWTAVNVQHSYKDSTTSHAYSSASELSLAHLQVNEVQQTHLVAMESDLPVGDSGKDLLHIQSENGSFSSYHNQDRNELLQSLFKGQSMLSYNPEKKQTGLDFRTPANVFMGQFPVHFEEQQHQSLPLEQGQKRESEVYMQPRLSENVYSDGGRYLNSRPEHPAPVDVQDWAVNSVRMPRPLQSHLDGGEMLSHNWFSGEHQVHGGWSASGGTSVMSQIIANGTNADQSLFSVLSHCNQLRSSSPYQHVASTEQFISSRSYGTVGGATPRIGNVVPQAGHELDYLGGREAATPMMHDDMQWMNLPRQNSGLRDPMGKPFLRSWNP is encoded by the exons ATGGCGGCTGATCAGCGGAGAAAGCGACTAAATGGTGTTATCATTGCCGGTTGCAATTCCAGGGAGCAACataaagcaaaaaagaaaagtatTAGATTGCTTCAGGATGATTCAAACATAAAACCACATATTTCTCTTGAGTGGGATGGGAATCAGAATATGGTAGTTGCCAAAAGGGATCAAATTGGCATAAGTAGGAGAACTTTGAGGCCGTTCGTTGATTCCGCTTTCAATAGCCACAATACTTTGGCAGATGTTTTTGCTGTTCCTGAGGGAATCTATGATTTGGAAAATTTGGAAGATGTGCTTTCATATGAG GTTTGGAATACTCATCTTTCTGAGATTGAGAAGAATCACCTTATGCAGTTTCTTCCTAGCAGAGCAGAGGCAGAGGAAGTTGTGCAAGCATTGCTTGCTGGGGGTTGCTTTGACTTTGGAAGCCCTTTTCTTAAATG GGGTGCTTCACTTTGCTCAGGTGATTTCCATCCTGATGCAATACTTCGTAGGGAACAATGTCTAAAGAATGATAAGAAAACATTCTACAATGAGTTGCAGGTGTATCATAATGA TATGATTGCATATTTACAGAAGTTGAAGAAGAGATGCGCAAGCTGTAAGGATCCTGAACAGGAAATTGTGCAGAATATGTGGAG GTTAAGAAGTGATGTtgagaaacaatttttttcacaTGCAAATGAATCCAGATCGCATGATCTTGAGGAAAATGCCATAGTTACATCTGAATCTTGTTCTTGGGAGAAAGCATGCAGTAGTGATAACCAGATTTCCTCAGTGAACAAAGGAGGAGATTTTCAGAACAG GATCCGTGAGAAAAGCTTCCTAAAGGACAAAGGTAGAAATTTATTGGTTACACCAGATGGGGCACATAATGCGGGAGGAAGATCCAAAAAAGGAGACAATCTACACAAGCGCAATATCTGTAGTAGCGATGGTGCTAAATACATGTCATATGTTAAG ATTAGCACGAAGCAGTACGAAATTGTTAAGAGCCTGAAGCAGTCTGGCAAAAGCATTCAGTCCAGGTCTCTCAACCGGATATTAGGTAACCTTGATAGCTTTGAGGTACAACCATATGAAGTCTTTGTGGAAGAAGAACAGAAGAAGTTGCATCAGCACTG GTTGCAATTGGCAATTAAAGATATCCCGGCAGCTTATGCAAACTGGATTGAAATGCATTTACAAAGACGGCAAATGACAAACTCTTTGGAGAAGGACATGAAAAGGTGGCTAAAGCCCCTGATAGAG GATGACAAAGGTGATCACAACCTTGAAAGCGTGCTTCAAGATAAGATAGCTATTGGAGCAACAAAGCATCAATCTCCCATGGAAGATGATGAAAAGTCTGTACCCAGTTTCCCACAGGGTGATGAGTGCAACCCCACAGACATGGAAGAAGATGACTATTCTCGAGAGAAGCTTACTGGCAGTCGTGAGTGCAACCGCACAGATATAGATTCAGATGAACATTTCAGTACAGAGTCAGATAATGATTCAGAAAAGCATATCATTATAGAATCAGATCATTCTCCTCCAAATGTACCTGATTATGCGGAGTATCTGAGTACTGCAGATACTGCGGGAGCACAATTATGTGCTAGTGGAGATGCCTGGACGGCAGTTAATGTGCAACATTCTTACAAGGATTCTACCACAAGTCATGCATATTCATCTGCCAGTGAATTATCGCTCGCACATCTACAAGTTAATGAAGTTCAACAGACACACTTAGTTGCTATGGAGTCTGACTTGCCTGTAGGAGACAGTGGGAAAGATTTATTGCACATACAATCAGAGAATGGTTCCTTCAGTTCTTACCATAACCAAGATCGAAATGAATTGCTTCAATCTCTCTTTAAGGGCCAGAGCATGCTATCTTACAATCCTGAGAAGAAACAGACAGGGTTGGATTTCCGGACACCAGCCAATGTGTTTATGGGTCAGTTTCCAGTGCATTTTGAAGAGCAGCAACACCAGTCACTGCCTCTGGAGCAAGGCcagaagagagagagcgagGTTTACATGCAACCAAGATTATCTGAGAACGTTTACTCTGATGGAGGTAGATACTTAAATTCGAGGCCAGAACATCCGGCCCCAGTCGATGTGCAGGATTGGGCTGTCAATAGTGTTCGCATGCCAAGACCTCTACAATCTCACTTAGATGGTGGAGAAATGTTGAGTCATAATTGGTTTTCTGGTGAGCATCAAGTGCATGGTGGATGGTCGGCGTCAGGTGGTACTAGTGTCATGAGTCAGATCATTGCGAATGGAACGAATGCAGATCAAAGCTTATTCAGTGTTCTATCCCATTGTAACCAATTGCGATCAAGTAGCCCCTATCAGCACGTAGCCTCCACCGAGCAGTTCATTTCCTCTAGGAGCTATGGAACTGTGGGTGGGGCCACTCCAAGGATCGGAAATGTTGTACCACAAGCAGGTCATGAACTTGATTACTTGGGTGGGCGGGAAGCAGCTACTCCCATGATGCACGATGATATGCAATGGATGAATTTACCGCGTCAGAACTCTGGTTTACGTGATCCTATGGGAAAACCATTCTTGAGGTCGTGGAACCCGTAA